DNA from Flavobacteriales bacterium:
CACGATGAAGGCCGTGAGGTTCTTGTCCGCCTCACCCGTCTTCGGGTCGGTGATCTTGGCGAACACCGTGAACACGTCGGCGAACCCGCCGTTCGTGATCCACATCTTCTGCCCGTTCAGGATGTAGTGCTTGCCGTCGTCGCTCAGCACCGCCTTCGTCTTGCCGCTGTTGGCATCGCTGCCGCTGCCGGGCTCGGTCAGGCAATAGCTCGCCTTCCACTCACCGGTGGCCAGCTTGGGCACGTACTTCTTCCGCTGCGCCTCATCGCCGTAGTAGAGGATGGGCAGCGTGCCGATGCCCGTGTGCGCCGCGATCGCCACGCTGAAGCTGTGCCCCGCGCCGGTGATCTCCGTCACCAGCATGCCGGTGAGGAAGTCCTTGCCGAAGCCGCCCAGCTCCTCGGGCACGCTGATGCCCAGCAGACCCAGCTCGCCGGCCTTGTCCAGCAGGCTCGGCATCAGGCCTTCCTCCAGCGCATCGATTCGGTCCAGGTTGGGCCACACGTGCTGCTCCAGGAACTCGCGCGAGCTCTGCGCGATCATGCGCTGCTCCTCGTTGAACTCCTCGGGGATGAAGATGTCCTGCGGTTCGCTGGTGCGGATCAGGAATTCGCCGCCCTGGAGGGCTTTCTTCACGTCGGTGCTCATGGTGTCGATCAGATGATCAGAGGATCAGACGATCAGATGATCGAAATGCCTCTGTGGGTAGTACGTCTGGTTCGGGTTAAAGTTATGCACGCATAACAAATTTCCAACAGGGGTGGTTCGGATGCGGGGGCGAATGGCGAATGGTCATTGGCGACCAGGAGATGGTGCCGGGCGACCTTGATCCCTTGACACTTGCCGCGCACGCCGCAGCCCCCAGCGAGGGCGTGAGCCTTGTGACTTGAGTCTTGCTTCGGGCGTGCCCCTCGCAAAAGCCTCGGGTCGGGTCATTCGCTTTGGCTGCCGTGTCCCGCCCAGCATCCACGGCGCTCCGGTGTCTGCTCCTTCGTCGCAGCCTCCTCGCTGCTCGTGGCTGCAAGGGCGGTCCAGCGGCAGGCCGCCGCTGCTGCCCCTCACGCGGACCTCCCGTTTCCGGATACGTTCCGGCTATTAGCGGATATTCACGGATACGACCACCCTCTTTTCGGATACGGAACGGATATTACCGTATATTTGCGGATATGTCCGCGGTCCACACCTTCCGCCTCGACCTCACCTGGGACCTGCTCCTGGCCATCAGCCGGGTGGACCGCTTCGCCGGGGAGTGGGCCGGCATCGAACGCCGCGAAGGCCGCTCGCTCAAGCACCTCAAGTCCATCGCCACCATCCAGAGCGTGGGGGCCTCCACCCGCATCGAGGGCAGCCGTCTGGATGATGCCGCCGTGGATGCCCTGCTCGCCCAGCTCGACATCACCAAGCTGGAGGACCGCGACCAGCAGGAGGTGGCCGGCTACTTCGAGGCGCTCGACACCATTTCCGAGGCCTACTCGGATATCCGCATCGGCGAGAACGAACTGATGCACCTGCACAAGCTCACGCTCCAGTACAGCACCAAGGACGCCTGGCACCGCGGCGGCTACAAGCAGCGCCCCAATGCCGTGGAGGCCACCCTGCCCGATGGCAGTCGCACGGTGGTCTTCACCACCACACCGCCCGGCGTGGAAACGGAGGACGCGATGCGTGCACTCGTCGCGTGGTACGCCCGGCCCGATGCCGTGCATCCGCTCGTGCGCGTGGCGGCCTTCTGCTACGAGTTCGTCACCATCCACCCGTTCCAGGACGGCAACGGCCGCCTCAGTCGCCTATTGGCCACCTTGCTCCTGTTGCAACAGGGCTATCCCTGGGTGCAGTACGTCAGCTTCGAGCACGAGATCGAGCGGCGCAAGCAGGAGTATTACCGCGTGCTGCGCACCTGCCAGGTCAACCGCCCCGGCGAGGACATCGGCGCCTGGCTGCACTTCTTCCTGGACTGCCTGGTGGTGATGATGGAGAAGCTCCGCGCCAAGCTGGAGGCGAAGGGCGCCATCACCGACCTGAACGAACGCCAGCGCAACATCCTGCGCTACGTGCAGGCCCATGCCGGTGCGCAGGCGGGCGGCATCGCGAAGGCCTTGGGCATACCACTACCCACGGTGAAGAAAGACCTGGAAACGATGGTGGCCGCAGAGGTACTGCTACGCGAAGGGGTGGGGCGGGGGACGCACTACAGCGCGCGGTAGGTCTGGTCGGACCTTTAGTCGGCGACAGATCGTCACCGACTGAACCCCTCCATCCACCGCACCAGCTCCCGCTCATCCACGATCGACCACGCATGCAGGTACCGGTTCCCATGTTGCACGCCACGCCCCGCCGTGGTGATGTACTCCGCTCGCGCATTCCCCACCGCTACCAGCGTATCATGGATCCGCTTCATCGCAAAGGCGTTCAGCTCCTCGTAGCTGTCGTCGCGGTTGGCGCGCCACCATTCGGTGTCCGGCTCGGTGTAGAAGCGGATCGGCAGGTCCTTCAGCGGGGCCACGCTCGCGGACGTGTTCAAGAGAGGAGCGGAGCGCTCGTAATTGGCCATGCTGTCCGTGGGCGAGCCGAGGGTGCTGTCCAGAAAGGCCTGCACGTAGCGCGCCTCGT
Protein-coding regions in this window:
- a CDS encoding Fic family protein, which translates into the protein MSAVHTFRLDLTWDLLLAISRVDRFAGEWAGIERREGRSLKHLKSIATIQSVGASTRIEGSRLDDAAVDALLAQLDITKLEDRDQQEVAGYFEALDTISEAYSDIRIGENELMHLHKLTLQYSTKDAWHRGGYKQRPNAVEATLPDGSRTVVFTTTPPGVETEDAMRALVAWYARPDAVHPLVRVAAFCYEFVTIHPFQDGNGRLSRLLATLLLLQQGYPWVQYVSFEHEIERRKQEYYRVLRTCQVNRPGEDIGAWLHFFLDCLVVMMEKLRAKLEAKGAITDLNERQRNILRYVQAHAGAQAGGIAKALGIPLPTVKKDLETMVAAEVLLREGVGRGTHYSAR